From one Melospiza melodia melodia isolate bMelMel2 chromosome 6, bMelMel2.pri, whole genome shotgun sequence genomic stretch:
- the FSHB gene encoding follitropin subunit beta, with product MKTLNCYVLLLCWKAICCNSCQLTNITIAVEREECEFCITVNATWCSGYCFTRDPVYKYPPVSTAQQTCTFKEVVYETVKIPGCGDHAEAFYSYPVATECHCDSCDTDTTDCTVRGLGPAYCSFSQNGSSQ from the exons ATGAAGACACTTAACTGCTACGTGCTGCTCCTTTGCTGGAAAGCAATTTGCTGCAACAGCTGCCAGCTCACCAACATCACCATTGCTGTGGAAAGAGAAGAATGTGAATTCTGTATCACAGTGAATGCCACGTGGTGCTCAGGATACTGCTTCACCAGG GATCCAGTATATAAATACCCTCCAGTATCAACTGCTCAGCAGACCTGCACCTTCAAGGAGGTGGTGTATGAAACAGTGAAGATCCCTGGCTGCGGTGACCACGCTGAAGCTTTCTACTCATACCCAGTGGCCACAGAGTGCCACTGTGACAGCTGTGACACTGACACCACCGACTGCACTGTCAGGGGACTGGGGCCAGCCTACTGCTCCTTCAGCCAGAATGGAAGCAGCCAGTGA